A window of Cryptomeria japonica chromosome 3, Sugi_1.0, whole genome shotgun sequence contains these coding sequences:
- the LOC131045688 gene encoding cationic peroxidase 1-like → MACSTWKVNKSWASLFFIASMLWWSAVYAHLAPNYYDETCPQALPIVKSAIKETLDKEPRMGASLLRLQFHDCFVNGCDGSVLLDDTPTFTGEKSSGANANSLRGFEVIDIIKTQIENVCTGVVSCADILAVATRDSVVQLGGPSWTLMLGRRDSTTASLNDANNNLPGPFSSLTSLISAFQAQGLSAEDMVALSGAHTIGQASCQFFRSRIYNESNIDNEFAASLQENCPFNSGAGDFNLAPLDSLTANGFDNTYYKNLRSGKGLFHSDQELFNGGSADAQVTTYSTDQQAFFTDFAAAMVRMANTKPLTGTQGEIRTNCRRIN, encoded by the exons ATGGCCTGCTCGACGTGGAAAGTTAACAAGAGTTGGGCATCACTATTCTTTATCGCCTCAATGTTGTGGTGGAGCGCTGTGTATGCTCACCTTGCTCCAAACTATTATGACGAGACGTGTCCGCAGGCATTGCCTATAGTCAAATCCGCAATAAAGGAAACGCTGGATAAAGAACCCAGAATGGGAGCTTCTCTTCTACGCCTTCAATTTCACGACTGTTTTGTTAAC GGTTGCGATGGATCTGTTCTCCTGGACGACACCCCGACTTTCACAGGAGAGAAAAGTTCTGGAGCCAATGCCAATTCACTCAGGGGATTCGAGGTGATAGATATTATCAAGACCCAAATTGAGAATGTTTGCACTGGAGTTGTATCCTGTGCTGATATTTTGGCAGTAGCCACTCGCGACTCGGTTGTCCAA CTGGGAGGTCCAAGCTGGACTCTAATGCTTGGAAGGCGAGATTCGACGACTGCTAGTCTGAATGATGCAAACAACAACCTTCCAGGGCCCTTTTCGAGCCTTACTTCTCTCATCTCAGCATTCCAAGCCCAAGGACTTTCTGCGGAGGATATGGTTGCTCTTTCAG GAGCTCATACGATTGGTCAAGCCAGTTGTCAATTCTTTAGAAGTCGGATCTACAATGAATCCAACATAGACAACGAATTTGCAGCTTCTTTGCAGGAAAATTGTCCCTTCAACAGTGGTGCTGGTGACTTCAACCTCGCACCCCTGGACTCTTTGACTGCTAATGGTTTTGACAAcacttattacaaaaatttgagatCTGGGAAAGGTCTTTTCCACTCCGATCAGGAATTATTTAACGGAGGTTCTGCAGATGCTCAGGTGACAACATACAGCACCGATCAGCAAGCATTTTTCACTGATTTTGCGGCGGCAATGGTGAGGATGGCAAACACCAAACCACTTACTGGAACGCAAGGAGAGATTCGAACGAACTGCAGAAGAATCAATTGA